GACCAGGTCGAGCAGGCGGAAACCGGCCCCGACCAGTTCCCGGATCCGGTCGCCGAGGGTGCGGTGCTGCTCCACGTAGCTGGCGACGCCGTGCTCGTCCTGCTCGACGTAGGGGCTCCGGTCGAAGTACGAGTGCACGGCGGTGAGGCCGCCCTCGCCCGGGTCGTCGAGGAAGATCCAGCGCATCGGGTGGGTCACCGAGAACACCCACCGGCCGCCGGGCCGCAGCACCCGGGCCACCTCGCGCATCACCGCCGCCGAGTCGGCCACGAACGGGACCGCGCCGAACGCCGTGCAGACCGTGTCGAAGGCGGCGTCGGCGAAGGGCAGGGCGAGGGCGTCGGCCTGGGTCAGCGGCACGCGTACGCCGGTGCGGTCGGCGGCCTGCGCGGCGTGCCGCAGCATGCCGACGGAGAGGTCGAGGGCGACCGGCCGCGCGCCCTGGGCGGCCAGCCAGCGGGCGGCGGACGCGGCCCCGCAGCCGAGTTCCAGGATCCGCCGCCCGGCGAGGTCGCCGAGCAGCCGGGCGTCGGTCTCGCGCAGCCCCTCCGGGCACCAGACGAAGTCGACGTCGCCGAGGAACCGTCCGTGCTCGGCCTGGTAGTCGTCGGCGTCCGCGTCCCACCAGCGGCGGTTGGCCCGGCGGGCCTCCGCGTCGCCGACCCGTCGGCGTCGTACCAGGTTGTCGTCGTCCACGCCGCCACGTTAGTGCCCCCCGCGGGGAGGGCCCGGAGCCGGTGGGCGCGGGATCGCCGAAGGTGCGGGTGTGATACGTGTTACACGAGTGGGGGATTGCGGGTGATTCTTCGGCTTTCACGCCTGACGCGTCCCAGGGGAGACGGGAGGGCTTGCACGCTGTGGTAATGCACCCGGTAGGCTAGACGATGCGCTCGCGGATCGTGTGTCTCGGCAGGGAGCAGGCGCGCGGTCGACGGAGCCACATGATGATCTCGACAGGTGATCGTTGGGTGTGCCCGGAGGCGGGTCCGCTGGCGCGAACAGGTCACTGCGACACAAGCCTGCTGTGACACACCATCCGACCGGAGCAACCGCCCACATGACGAGCAGCATCGAGGCCCCCTCGAGCGCCACCCGGGTCACCCACGACGATCTCGGTTCCGAGGAGGCTTTCCTCGCCGCGATCGACGAGACCATCAAGTACTTCAATGACGGCGACATTGTCGAAGGCACCGTCGTCAAGGTCGATCGGGACGAGGTCCTGCTCGACATCGGCTACAAGACCGAGGGTGTCATCCCCTCTCGTGAGTTGTCGATCAAGCACGACGTGGACCCGGCCGAGGTGGTGTCGGTCGGTGACCACATCGAGGCCCTGGTCCTCCAGAAGGAGGACAAGGAGGGGCGTCTGATCCTCTCCAAGAAGCGGGCGCAGTACGAGCGGGCCTGGGGCACCATCGAGAAGATCAAGGACGAGGACGGCGTCGTCCGCGGCTCGGTCATCGAGGTCGTCAAGGGTGGTCTCATCCTCGACATCGGGCTGCGCGGCTTCCTGCCCGCCTCCCTGGTCGAGATGCGTCGGGTGCGGGACCTGCAGCCGTACGTCGGCCGTGAGCTCGAAGCCAAGATCATCGAGCTGGACAAGAACCGCAACAACGTGGTCCTGTCCCGCCGGGCCTGGCTCGAGCAGACCCAGTCCGAGGTGCGCACCGAGTTCCTCAACAAGCTCCAGAAGGGGCAGGTCCGCAAGGGCGTCGTCTCCTCGATCGTCAACTTCGGCGCGTTCGTCGACCTCGGCGGCGTCGACGGTCTGGTGCACGTCTCCGAGCTGTCCTGGAAGCACATCGACCACCCCTCCGAGGTGGTCGAGGTGGGCCAGGAGGTCGAGGTCGAGGTCCTGGACGTCGACCTGGACCGCGAGCGGGTCTCGCTGTCGCTGAAGGCGACCCAGGAGGACCCGTGGCGGCAGTTCGCCCGGACCCACGCGATCCAGCAGATCGTCCCGGGCAAGGTCACCAAGCTGGTGCCGTTCGGCGCGTTCGTCCGGGTCGACGACGGCATCGAGGGTCTGGTCCACATCTCCGAGCTGGCCGAGCGCCACGTGGAGATCCCGGAGCAGGTCGTCCAGGTCGGCTCCGAGGTCATGGTCAAGGTCATCGACATCGACCTGGAGCGGCGGCGGATCTCGCTCTCGCTCAAGCAGGCCAACGAGGGCTTCGTCGAGGGCGAGGAGCACTTCGACCCGACCCTCTACGGCATGGCCGCCACGTACGACAACGAGGGCAACTACATCTACCCCGAGGGCTTCGACCCGGAGACCGGCGAGTGGCTCGAGGGGTACGACAAGCAGCGCGAGACCTGGGAGAACCAGTACGCCGAGGCGCGTCAGCGCTGGGAGGCCCACACCAAGCAGGTGCAGAACTCCCGGGCCGCCGACGCCGAGGCCGCTGCCAACCCGGCGCCCGCCGTCACCGCTGGCGGCGGGGGCGGCACCACCTCCTCGTCCAGCCCGGCCCCGAGCCGGCAGGCCGAGGAGCCGGCCGGCACGCTGGCCACCGACGAGGCGCTCGCCGCGCTGCGGGAGAAGCTCGCCGGCGGTAAGTGACCCACAGGCACCATCCGAAGGCCCCGTCCACCGGCTCCCCACGGTCGGACGGGGCCTTCCCCTTTCCCTGCCCGGCGGGCGTCCCGCCGAGGGCGGGGCCCTCTCCCGCCCCGCCCGGGGGCGGGCGCGGGCGATCGGGTTCACTAATGCGGTGTTGATGGTGGGACTGACCGGTGGCATCGGCTCCGGCAAGAGCGCGGTCGCGGCACGCCTCGCGGACCTGGGCGCGGTGGTCGTCGACTCGGACCGGATCGCCCGCGAGGTGGTCGCCCCGGGCAGCGACGGGCTGGCCGAGGTCGTCGCCACGTTCGGCGCGGACGTGCTCGGTCCGGACGGCGCCCTCGACCGGCCCGCCCTGGGAGCGCTGGTGTTCGGGGACACCACGGCCCGCCGTCGGCTGGAGGAGATCGTCCACCCCCGGGTCCGGGCCCGGACCGCCGAGCTGGCCGCCGCCGCGCCCGTCGACGCGATCGTCGTCAACGACGTGCCGCTGCTGGTGGAGGTGGGGCTCGCGCCCACGTACCACCTCGTGGTGGTGGTGGAGACCGCGGTGGCGACCCGGGTGGAGCGGCTGACCCGCGACCGGGGGATGAGCCGGGCCGACGCGCAGCGGCGGATCGCCGCCCAGACCGACGACGCCGGCCGCCGGGCCGCCGCCGACGTGCTGGTCGGCAACGACGGCAGCCGCGACGACCTGCACGCCGCCGTGGACGCGCTGTGGCGCGGGCGGCTCGTGCCGTACGAGAAGAACCTGCGCGCGCGCCGCGTGGTCCGCGCCGATCGGGTGGTCCTCGCCGAGCCCGACCCGACGTGGCCGCAGCAGTACGAGCGGCTGGCCGCCCGGATCGGGCACGCGCTCGCGCCCGCCCGACCACGGATCGACCACGTCGGCTCGACGGCGGTGCCGGGGCTGGCCGCGAAGGACGTCGTCGACATCCAGCTCACCGTGGAGTCGATCGCCGACGCCGACGGCCCGTTCGCCGAGCGGCTGGCCCGCGCCGGCTTTCCCCGTTTTCCCGGCGACTGGTGGGACAGCCCGCGCCCACCCGACGGGTCTCCCGGCGAGAAGCGGCTGCACGGCAGCGCCGACCCCGGTCGCCCGGTCCACCTGCACGTGCGCGCGGCCGGCTCGCCCGGCTGGCGGTACGCGCTGCTGATGCGTGACCACCTGCGCGCGGACCC
The sequence above is a segment of the Micromonospora sp. WMMD882 genome. Coding sequences within it:
- a CDS encoding class I SAM-dependent methyltransferase, which produces MDDDNLVRRRRVGDAEARRANRRWWDADADDYQAEHGRFLGDVDFVWCPEGLRETDARLLGDLAGRRILELGCGAASAARWLAAQGARPVALDLSVGMLRHAAQAADRTGVRVPLTQADALALPFADAAFDTVCTAFGAVPFVADSAAVMREVARVLRPGGRWVFSVTHPMRWIFLDDPGEGGLTAVHSYFDRSPYVEQDEHGVASYVEQHRTLGDRIRELVGAGFRLLDLVEPEWPAGHREVWGQWSPLRGRLFPGTAIFVAEKPAA
- the rpsA gene encoding 30S ribosomal protein S1, coding for MTSSIEAPSSATRVTHDDLGSEEAFLAAIDETIKYFNDGDIVEGTVVKVDRDEVLLDIGYKTEGVIPSRELSIKHDVDPAEVVSVGDHIEALVLQKEDKEGRLILSKKRAQYERAWGTIEKIKDEDGVVRGSVIEVVKGGLILDIGLRGFLPASLVEMRRVRDLQPYVGRELEAKIIELDKNRNNVVLSRRAWLEQTQSEVRTEFLNKLQKGQVRKGVVSSIVNFGAFVDLGGVDGLVHVSELSWKHIDHPSEVVEVGQEVEVEVLDVDLDRERVSLSLKATQEDPWRQFARTHAIQQIVPGKVTKLVPFGAFVRVDDGIEGLVHISELAERHVEIPEQVVQVGSEVMVKVIDIDLERRRISLSLKQANEGFVEGEEHFDPTLYGMAATYDNEGNYIYPEGFDPETGEWLEGYDKQRETWENQYAEARQRWEAHTKQVQNSRAADAEAAANPAPAVTAGGGGGTTSSSSPAPSRQAEEPAGTLATDEALAALREKLAGGK
- the coaE gene encoding dephospho-CoA kinase; the encoded protein is MLMVGLTGGIGSGKSAVAARLADLGAVVVDSDRIAREVVAPGSDGLAEVVATFGADVLGPDGALDRPALGALVFGDTTARRRLEEIVHPRVRARTAELAAAAPVDAIVVNDVPLLVEVGLAPTYHLVVVVETAVATRVERLTRDRGMSRADAQRRIAAQTDDAGRRAAADVLVGNDGSRDDLHAAVDALWRGRLVPYEKNLRARRVVRADRVVLAEPDPTWPQQYERLAARIGHALAPARPRIDHVGSTAVPGLAAKDVVDIQLTVESIADADGPFAERLARAGFPRFPGDWWDSPRPPDGSPGEKRLHGSADPGRPVHLHVRAAGSPGWRYALLMRDHLRADPDRRASYQAVKRDLAESTPDRAGYAAAKEPWFDEERRRAEDWAARTGWRP